The following coding sequences lie in one Cherax quadricarinatus isolate ZL_2023a chromosome 8, ASM3850222v1, whole genome shotgun sequence genomic window:
- the LOC138852422 gene encoding zinc finger protein 84-like, translating into MKEHSGDKIFQCSECLKEFSCKSTLVVHTKVHEGKKTYYCSVCKKYFSRKTNLVRHTRVHTGDKPFQCPDCLKAFSSKSSLVSHTKIHTGIRPYHCSVCQKNFSHKHNLVTHIRVHTGEKPYQCSECQKDFSSHSSLAVHTRLHTGEKPYRCSKCLKEFADKSTLRKHSKVHLNKKPYQCSKCQREFSFKCNLVTHMKVHIEENLLQCSESTKVFSEKSVLPKNMRTPILKSYQCEECSKVFTRKSHLELHRRVHTGEKPYQCAVCLKHFSYKNNLATHIRVHTGEKPYKCSECSKNFSDQSCLVRHTRIHTQKKSLSDNCV; encoded by the coding sequence ATGAAAGAACATTCAGGAGATAAAatatttcagtgttcagagtgtcttaaAGAGTTCTCTTGTAAGTCTACTCTAGTAGTGCATACCAAAGTTCATGAGGGAAAGAAAACTTATTACTGTTCTGTGTGCAAAAAATATTTTTCTCGTAAAACAAATCTAGTAAGACATACAAGAGTTCATACAGGAGACAAACCTTTTCAGTGTCCTGATTGTCTAAAAGCCTTTTCAAGTAAATCATCTCTAGTATCACATACAAAAATTCATACAGGAATTAGACCATACCACTGCTCAGTGTGTCAAAAAAACTTTTCGCACAAACATAATCTAGTTACACATATAAGAGTTCAcactggagagaagccatatcagtgcTCTGAATGTCAAAAAGATTTTTCAAGTCATAGTAGTCTAGCAGTACATACTAGACTTCACACTGGAGAGAAACCTTATCGGTGTTCAAAGTGTCTAAAAGAGTTTGCAGATAAATCTACTCTGAGAAAACATTCAAAGGTTCATTTGAATAAGAAACCCTATCAGTGTTCAAAATGTCAAAGAGAGTTTTCATTTAAATGTAATCTTGTAACACACATGAAAGTTCACATAGAAGAAAATCTCCTTCAGTGTTCAGAGAGCACGAAAGTTTTTTCAGAAAAATCTGTTTTACCAAAAAATATGAGAACTCCTATATTAAAATCTTATCAATGTGAAGAGTGTTCAAAAGTCTTCACTCGAAAATCACATCTAGAATTACATAGGAGAGTTCATACaggagaaaaaccatatcagtgtgcAGTGTGTCTAAAACACTTTTCATATAAAAATAACCTAGCAACACATATTAGAGTTCACACAGGAGAGAAACCTTATAAGTGTTCAGAGTGCTCAAAAAACTTCTCTGATCAGTCTTGTCTTGTTAGACATACAAGAATTCATACACAAAAGAAATCTCTCAGTGATAACTGTGTCTAA